The Nostoc sp. PCC 7524 nucleotide sequence ACGTCCAGAAACAAGGAACAAGCGGATTGAACAAACTATAAATTCAGCAGCACAAAATAAAAGTCCCAGGTGATAAATATCGGCAGCAAGTATTTGAAGATTAGATAGAAATCCTAAATTAAACAGGGAATTGAAGTAGATGCGGTTGGGGTGAAAGATATGATTATTCCTGGTGAAATTAAGACAATTTTAGTTAATTCAGATTAATCGGAATTCTTAAAAAATGAAAATTACCTGCAAGCCCCAATCTGGAGTTTGACGTACAATCTCAATTTGTTTAATGAATTCCCGAAAGTAAAATCTGCGTTCTGCTTCCGATAAATCTAACCAAAATTGGGGAATAGAAACCGCTTGCGCGACAGAAAGCAAATTCACAGGGGGGAGGGTAGCTAATTTGGCTTGGAGTGCGGAGATTTCTGTGCGGAGTTTATAAGCTCTTAACTGTGCTGTTTCTGGATCTAAAACTCCAGTTTCCACTAAAGCGGGTAACTGTTGGAGTATTTCTTGCTGACGAGCGATCGCATCCCCTAAACTATTTTTTACTGCATCCAATTGGGGAGAATTCAACCCGGCGACAGCTGGGGGTAAATCACGGCAAACCTTAGTAATTGTGCATTCCAAAATTTCCTGGTAGGAAATAGCCCGACATTTAGGACTTTGAGAACAACTAATGGGACGTAAATACAAATACTCTTTATCTTGATGGCGTTGAGTCACACGGGTAATTGTCATGTGTGACTGACATTGATCACAGATCACCAACCCAGCCAAAGAACGCGGCGCACTAGCAGCGCGAGATGGTAAGCGACTATTACGGCGTAAAAGCCTATCAACTTGAGCCGCTTCTTCTCTAGAAATAATTGGAATATGGGTGTCAGAGATAATTTCCCCATGCTGATAAGCCGTATCACCCCGATAAACAGGATTTGTTAACCACCGCCTACCAGTAGTGACAGAGATTTTTTTACCGTACTTCTTCGCCAGATAACGCACCGCACCCCGCAGAGAACCGTAGAGTAAAAATTGATCAAAAAAATCCTTGACTACTGGTGAAGTAGTGCGATCTATAGTGTACTTTCCCTTACCTCTACGATAGCCATAGGGAGGTTTACCTGGTGGTGGTGCAGCATCTAGACGATTACGGGCGTGTCCTTGACGGATGCGTCGGCTACGTTGTTGATATTGGATTTGATGTAATAACTTCAGCAAGTCTCGGCCAAGATGAGGAGTTTCAGAGTTGTAGCCTTGCTCAGTAGCGATTACAGCTATACCCAAACCTGTCAGTTGATTAAGGCGATCGCTTACCTGTTCTAGATTATCCCCCAATTCTTCCAAACGACGTACCAACAGACAATCTACAGATTCAGTTTGACAGTCCGTCAATAATTCATATAATCCTGAACGCTTACCCAAATCCTCATATACCCGTTCTACCTCCCGTCCCCAATCAATCGACACAGGAGAAGTTTCTAACAAAGGATTAGTGTAAACGTAGGCAATAATTTTCATTAGTCATTAGTTCTTAGTCATTAGTTACCTTGTCCCCATCTCCTCCACTCCTCACCCTTGACTCAACTCCACCACATTCCCATCTGGATCTTTAACAAAGATAGCAGCTCGACCGGAAGCACTGGCTTGAATGGGATAATTATGATCGAGTAATTCTTGCTTGGCTGCTTCTAAGTCTGCCACACAGAAAGCAAAGTGGGGGTTGCGTCCCCATTTTTCGCCCTGGTTGTCTGTGGGAACAGTTGACGCAACTATCAGGTGAATTTGATAGTTTCCGACTTGATACCATGCACCAGGATATTTTAAAGTGCGGTCGATTTTGGATAATCCCAAAACCTTACCATAGAAGTGTTCTGAGGCTTGTAAGTCAGTGACGAGAATAGCTGTATGGAGACTCTGAGTAATCTGCATTTTTGGTGAAGTGCGATCGCGTTTATTTTAATTTTGACTTAGTTTGCGTCACAAAATCGATGAGACTGACATAATAAATTACACAACGAGGGCAGGAAAATCTCTCTTTCCCATCCTCAGTCCCCGTCAAAATCCCCTCTTATGCTTCCTATTATTTCTACTATTTCACTGCGTCAAATGGCTTCAGGCGATCGCCTGTTTTTACAAGTATACAAATTCATCGGTGCTAACCCTGGTAAAAAGGTTTATATTCAATCTAATTTACACGGGGCAGAAATTTCTGGTAATGCGGTTATTCATCAATTAATTGAGTTTTTATTATCAATTAATGATACTGATTTAGTGGGAGAAATCTGGTTGATTCCCGTTTGCAATCATAATCGGGAAGAGAGCGCCAAATATTTCTTACTAGATTTTGGTATTTTGCTCGGTGAAGTACCACAGGTTCCGCTACGCTGCACCTGTGGCTTCCTGTCCTGAACCAGTATCCCGGTTCATCCCTAGTCTTGCAACTAGCTGATCAGGCGTAGATTTCCCTTCTTCCAAGGGTATTTTTGACTTCATAAACAGCATCAGATTCAGAGCAGCATTAATGTCTCTGTCCCAAAAACAGCTTTAGAAGATTGTTTTGCAGAACTAGGTAGAGAAGTTAAATTTGATATAGAAGCTTGGACATTAGAATTAGGTGCAGGAATGCAAATGAATCCTGATTCTGTAAAGAAAGGTGTAGCTGGTGTAAAAAATTATTTATTACAAAAATGTGTATTGCAAAATACTAGCCTAACTTTACAAGCAACTACATCTCATGAGATGTACTTTGCTAGGAGTAGCAATCGGACAAAATACTACGCGATCGCTGGGGGTATGATTCAATATCGAGTAGAATTAGGTACAAAAG carries:
- a CDS encoding recombinase family protein encodes the protein MKIIAYVYTNPLLETSPVSIDWGREVERVYEDLGKRSGLYELLTDCQTESVDCLLVRRLEELGDNLEQVSDRLNQLTGLGIAVIATEQGYNSETPHLGRDLLKLLHQIQYQQRSRRIRQGHARNRLDAAPPPGKPPYGYRRGKGKYTIDRTTSPVVKDFFDQFLLYGSLRGAVRYLAKKYGKKISVTTGRRWLTNPVYRGDTAYQHGEIISDTHIPIISREEAAQVDRLLRRNSRLPSRAASAPRSLAGLVICDQCQSHMTITRVTQRHQDKEYLYLRPISCSQSPKCRAISYQEILECTITKVCRDLPPAVAGLNSPQLDAVKNSLGDAIARQQEILQQLPALVETGVLDPETAQLRAYKLRTEISALQAKLATLPPVNLLSVAQAVSIPQFWLDLSEAERRFYFREFIKQIEIVRQTPDWGLQVIFIF
- a CDS encoding VOC family protein, which encodes MQITQSLHTAILVTDLQASEHFYGKVLGLSKIDRTLKYPGAWYQVGNYQIHLIVASTVPTDNQGEKWGRNPHFAFCVADLEAAKQELLDHNYPIQASASGRAAIFVKDPDGNVVELSQG